In the Malania oleifera isolate guangnan ecotype guangnan chromosome 1, ASM2987363v1, whole genome shotgun sequence genome, one interval contains:
- the LOC131157107 gene encoding trifunctional UDP-glucose 4,6-dehydratase/UDP-4-keto-6-deoxy-D-glucose 3,5-epimerase/UDP-4-keto-L-rhamnose-reductase RHM1, whose translation MATYSPKNILITGAAGFIASHVANRLIRNYPDYKIVVLDKLDYCSNLKNLLPSKSSHNFKFVKGDIGSADLVNYLLITESIDTIMHFAAQTHVDNSFGNSFEFTKNNIYGTHVLLEACKVTGQIRRFIHVSTDEVYGETDEDAVVGNHEASQLLPTNPYSATKAGAEMLVMAYGRSYGLPVITTRGNNVYGPNQFPEKLIPKFILLAMRGKDLPIHGDGANVRSYLYCEDVAEAFEVVLHRGEVGHVYNIGTKKERRVIDVAKDICKLFSVDPNSCIKFVENRPFNDQRYFLDDQKLKNLGWSERTPWEEGLKKTIEWYTNNPDWWGDVSGALLPHPRMLMMPGGVERHFDGSDNNSSETSQVSSSANQTRMVVPVSKSVTSPRRSPLKFLIYGRTGWIGSLLGKLCEKQGIPFEYGKGRLEDRSLLVADVQTIKPTHVFNAAGVTGRPNVDWCESHKPETIRTNVAGTLTLADVCREHGLLMMNFATGCIFEYDAAHPEGSGIGFKEGDTPNFAGSFYSKTKAMVEELLKEYDNVCTLRVRMPISSDLNNPRNFITKISRYNKVVNIPNSMTILDELLPISIEMAKRNCRGIWNFTNPGVVSHNEILEMYKTYIDPGFKWSNFTVEEQAKVIVAARSNNEMDASKLKNEFPELLPIKESLIKYVFEPNKKNFAV comes from the exons ATGGCTACTTATTCGCCTAAGAACATCCTGATTACCGGTGCTGCCGGATTCATTGCATCTCATGTTGCAAACCGGCTTATTCGGAACTATCCTGACTACAAGATTGTTGTTCTAGACAAGCTTGATTACTGTTCGAATCTCAAAAACCTTCTTCCCTCGAAATCATCCCACAATTTCAAGTTTGTTAAAGGGGATATTGGCAGTGCTGACCTTGTTAACTACCTCCTGATCACCGAGTCCATTGACACAATAATGCACTTTGCAGCGCAGACCCATGTGGACAACTCCTTTGGTAACAGCTTCGAGTTTACCAAGAACAATATTTATGGTACCCATGTCCTTTTAGAGGCCTGCAAGGTTACTGGTCAGATCAGGAGGTTCATCCATGTAAGCACAGATGAAGTCTATGGAGAGACTGATGAAGATGCTGTAGTAGGAAATCATGAGGCTTCTCAACTCCTCCCAACAAATCCATACTCTGCTACGAAAGCTGGAGCAGAAATGCTTGTTATGGCTTATGGTCGGTCATATGGGCTCCCTGTTATAACTACTCGAGGAAACAATGTTTACGGGCCCAATCaatttcctgaaaaattaattccAAAGTTTATTCTTTTGGCAATGAGGGGGAAAGATTTACCAATTCATGGGGATGGAGCAAATGTGCGGAGTTATCTTTATTGTGAAGATGTTGCTGAGGCTTTTGAAGTTGTTCTTCATAGAGGAGAAGTTGGCCATGTTTACAACATTGGGACAAAGAAGGAAAGGAGAGTGATTGATGTGGCCAAAGACATATGTAAACTGTTCTCTGTTGACCCAAACTCATGCATTAAGTTTGTTGAGAATCGGCCATTTAATGACCAGAGATACTTTCTAGATGATCAGAAGCTAAAGAACTTAGGGTGGTCTGAACGGACCCCATGGGAAGAGGGATTGAAGAAGACTATTGAATGGTACACCAACAATCCTGATTGGTGGGGTGATGTCTCGGGTGCTTTGCTTCCTCATCCTAGGATGCTGATGATGCCAGGTGGGGTTGAAAGGCATTTTGATGGTTCTGACAATAACAGTTCTGAAACCTCTCAAGTTTCAAGTAGTGCTAATCAGACCCGAATGGTGGTTCCAGTATCCAAAAGTGTTACCTCTCCTCGAAGATCACCATTGAAGTTCTTGATTTATGGTAGGACTGGGTGGATTGGCAGCCTACTTGGGAAGCTTTGTGAGAAACAAGGGATTCCTTTTGAGTATGGGAAAGGCCGATTGGAGGATCGATCGCTTCTTGTGGCAGATGTTCAGACTATCAAACCAACACATGTTTTCAATGCTGCTGGTGTGACTGGCAGACCCAATGTTGATTGGTGTGAATCTCATAAACCAGAAACTATTCGCACCAATGTTGCTGGGACTCTAACCTTAGCAGATGTTTGCAGAGAGCATGGGCTCTTAATGATGAACTTTGCTACTGGGTGTATTTTTGAATATGATGCTGCACACCCGGAAGGATCTGGCATTGGGTTCAAGGAGGGAGACACACCCAATTTTGCTGGTTCATTCTATTCAAAGACCAAGGCCATG GTTGAAGAGCTATTGAAGGAATATGATAATGTCTGCACCCTCAGAGTCAGAATGCCCATTTCATCTGATCTAAACAACCCACGCAACTTTATTACCAAGATTTCTCGTTATAACAAAGTGGTGAACATTCCAAATAGCATGACCATATTGGATGAGCTTCTGCCCATTTCAATTGAGATGGCAAAGCGGAACTGCCGTGGCATATGGAACTTCACAAACCCTGGGGTTGTGAGTCATAATGAGATTTTGGAGATGTACAAGACTTACATCGACCCAGGCTTTAAATGGTCTAACTTCACAGTGGAAGAGCAAGCCAAGGTAATCGTTGCCGCCAGAAGCAATAATGAGATGGATGCGTCCAAGTTGAAGAATGAGTTCCCAGAGTTGCTACCGATCAAGGAATCACTGATCAAGTATGTGTTTGAACCCAACAAGAAAAACTTTGCAGTGTAA